The proteins below come from a single Desulfobaccales bacterium genomic window:
- a CDS encoding OFA family MFS transporter gives MADKVPAKAWVVTFAGTAVNLCLGILYAWSVWAKALINEKMVGQPMTGINEGWVYLSNAQASMPFSICVLVFALFMIPGGRIQDKFGPKVGAITGGLFLAAGCIISGLAKSYAGLIIGFGILGGIGMGIGYAAPTPAALKWFGPHKRGLIAGLVVGGYGGAALYISPLANYLIQNGITYSFVWLGIFFAIVVIIAGSLLAWPEPGYVPPAPPVKAGAPPAAPVGTAIDWSPSEIIGTWQFYALVLMFIGTTQSGLMVIANAAKLMAETAKANPSVAAMAWLLPSFGGAVNALGRVGTGLYSDKIGRSNAYALNCIVSALFLFLTPFIIASGNVFLLFLSLGVAYWQYGGGLALMPSFTADFFGPKNLGMNYGLVFIGWGLGFFMARVAGTIRDIYGTFDYAFYLSGLVLIIAVIISWVTKRPMHAKE, from the coding sequence ATGGCGGACAAAGTCCCTGCCAAGGCGTGGGTGGTTACCTTTGCCGGAACTGCGGTTAACCTGTGTCTGGGTATTCTTTACGCCTGGAGCGTCTGGGCCAAGGCCCTGATCAACGAGAAAATGGTCGGTCAGCCCATGACCGGCATCAACGAGGGCTGGGTCTATCTCAGCAACGCCCAGGCCTCCATGCCTTTTTCTATCTGCGTACTCGTTTTCGCCTTATTCATGATTCCCGGTGGCCGCATCCAGGATAAATTCGGACCCAAAGTGGGGGCCATCACCGGCGGTCTCTTCCTGGCGGCCGGCTGCATCATCTCCGGTCTGGCCAAAAGCTATGCCGGTCTGATCATCGGCTTCGGTATCCTGGGCGGCATCGGCATGGGCATCGGCTACGCCGCTCCCACTCCGGCGGCCCTCAAGTGGTTCGGCCCCCATAAGCGTGGTCTCATCGCCGGCCTGGTGGTGGGCGGCTATGGCGGCGCCGCACTTTATATCTCGCCGCTGGCCAACTATCTCATCCAAAACGGTATCACCTACAGCTTTGTGTGGTTGGGCATCTTTTTCGCCATCGTGGTGATCATCGCCGGGTCGCTCCTGGCGTGGCCTGAACCCGGCTATGTGCCGCCGGCTCCGCCGGTGAAGGCGGGCGCGCCGCCGGCCGCTCCGGTGGGCACTGCCATTGACTGGTCGCCCTCGGAGATCATCGGCACCTGGCAGTTCTACGCCCTGGTGCTCATGTTCATCGGCACCACCCAGTCGGGCCTGATGGTCATCGCTAACGCCGCCAAACTGATGGCGGAGACCGCCAAGGCTAACCCCTCGGTGGCGGCCATGGCGTGGTTGCTCCCCTCCTTCGGCGGCGCGGTGAACGCCCTGGGCCGGGTGGGCACCGGGCTCTATTCCGACAAGATCGGCCGCTCCAACGCCTATGCCTTGAACTGCATTGTCTCCGCCCTGTTCCTGTTCCTGACCCCGTTCATCATCGCCTCGGGCAACGTCTTCCTGCTGTTCCTGTCCCTGGGGGTGGCGTACTGGCAGTATGGCGGCGGCTTGGCCCTGATGCCCTCCTTCACGGCGGACTTCTTCGGGCCCAAGAACCTGGGCATGAACTACGGCCTGGTGTTCATCGGCTGGGGTCTCGGTTTCTTCATGGCCCGGGTCGCCGGCACCATCCGGGATATTTACGGCACTTTCGATTACGCCTTTTATCTCTCCGGTCTGGTGCTCATCATCGCGGTGATCATCAGCTGGGTCACCAAGCGGCCCATGCACGCCAAGGAGTAG